The Nitrospirota bacterium genome has a window encoding:
- a CDS encoding transaldolase family protein, with protein sequence AKSLLAKGAKGQKLLWGSSSTKDPAYSDIKYVQELIAPDTVNTMPETTMDAFRDHGTVRVFIEDDLDRARALHTDLGSVGIDMEEVCRELEQEGVKKFSDSYFALLEFIGQKKKAFAR encoded by the coding sequence GCCAAGAGCCTCCTTGCAAAGGGGGCCAAGGGGCAGAAGCTCCTCTGGGGGAGCAGCAGCACCAAGGACCCCGCCTACAGCGACATCAAGTACGTGCAGGAGCTCATAGCCCCCGATACGGTAAACACGATGCCCGAGACGACGATGGACGCCTTCCGGGACCACGGCACGGTGCGCGTCTTCATAGAGGACGACCTGGACAGGGCCCGCGCCCTGCACACCGACCTCGGCTCCGTGGGCATCGACATGGAGGAGGTCTGCCGGGAGCTGGAGCAGGAAGGCGTCAAGAAGTTCTCCGACAGCTACTTCGCCCTTCTGGAGTTCATCGGGCAGAAGAAGAAGGCCTTTGCCCGCTAG